From the genome of Cellvibrio japonicus Ueda107, one region includes:
- the cmoA gene encoding carboxy-S-adenosyl-L-methionine synthase CmoA — MTHSKTDRLYANPLAQVSQFVFDENVVDVFPDMIKRSVPGYATIINMIGNLAERYTQSGSQCYDLGCSLGAATLAMRHRIQAADCKIIGVDSSAAMLQRCAQIMAADTSDIPVDLVEARIQDVPITNASVAVLNFTLQFIPLDERQSVLNNICAGLRPNGVLILSEKLAFEDETHQQLMIDLHHNFKRANGYSDLEIAQKRTSIENYLIPETLAAHRHRLRTAGFHSVDVWFQCFNFASLIAIK; from the coding sequence ATGACCCACAGTAAAACCGACAGGCTCTACGCCAATCCGCTGGCACAAGTGAGCCAGTTTGTGTTCGATGAAAATGTCGTCGATGTATTTCCCGACATGATCAAACGCTCAGTGCCCGGCTATGCCACCATCATTAACATGATCGGCAACCTGGCAGAACGCTATACCCAAAGCGGCAGCCAATGCTATGACCTGGGCTGCTCTCTGGGTGCCGCCACACTCGCCATGCGCCATCGGATTCAGGCGGCAGATTGCAAGATTATCGGTGTCGACAGTTCCGCTGCCATGTTGCAGCGCTGTGCCCAAATCATGGCGGCAGATACCAGCGATATACCAGTGGATCTGGTAGAGGCCAGGATCCAGGATGTCCCCATCACCAACGCGTCCGTTGCTGTACTCAACTTCACTTTACAGTTTATTCCGCTGGATGAGCGCCAATCGGTCCTCAACAATATCTGCGCCGGACTGCGTCCTAACGGGGTGTTGATTTTGTCGGAAAAACTTGCGTTTGAAGATGAAACCCACCAACAGTTGATGATTGACCTACACCACAATTTCAAGCGTGCCAATGGCTATTCCGACCTGGAAATTGCGCAAAAACGCACCTCCATCGAGAATTACCTGATCCCCGAAACCCTGGCAGCCCATCGCCACAGGCTGCGCACCGCCGGATTTCACAGTGTGGATGTCTGGTTCCAGTGTTTTAATTTTGCGTCGCTCATTGCCATTAAATAA